The nucleotide window ATTTTCCGTGATATGAGCACTCCTTACTAACAACTGgaccaagaaaaaaaaacttagctGTTGACTTGGTTCAAATATCAGCTAGGAACAATGCTCAGAAAATACTTTGGTTGACACCTCCATGAAGATTGAGCAGATAAATGTCTATATGCTAGTATCAAACTCCTGACCCTACCACTACCTTTAATATTGTAGACAAGCATACAAACCAGCATTTTAATTTTCATTGTTGTACATTTCACTCAGATTGATTGACATGATACGGAAGATTTATGAAAGCATTCAACAATGTTGGTTACTAAAGCACTGGATGTGAGCTGACTCATGTTCCCAAGTCTCACGACAACAGCTGCTGATCCTTGTTTTAATTCAATAATTTAATCAATTTCATACAAACTTAGACTTGTTTAGGCTAATATTTAAGTACATACAAGCAGCACAGGATGAATCTAGTGTGCCCATtactgaaataacagaattgcaaGAATGACAggttaaaaatgttatttattttttgaaagttcaaactCCATTTCTCAACTTAATTTATATTAATTTCTGGAAATATGGTGTTTTAACATctgagggttttttggttttttttgataGGGATAATGTAGGATTTCATATCAGAAAGCCAAACAAAAATTGAAAACAATCTACTGATTTCTCTCCTCCTTGGCAACTGAAATAAAACACTCATTGCTAtggaaacacaaacacacacaggggACAATTTAAAAATCTCAAAAACATTCACAATTCAGGCACCTACAGCAACTGCTGTATTTCCTTATACTGAAGATAAGAAATCCTGCCAAATTGCAATCCCTGCAGAGTAGCATGTGTTCAAGATCTTACATGGTACCCACTCTAACAGGAAAAGAAGCTGACTCCTGCTGTGTGCTTAACAAATTCCTGCAGTATCTTAGACCCACACACTGCATACAATTTAAGCCCTTTGGAACTATCAAGAAGAACCTTCTTATGAAATTGCTTTGGAAGTTTGACCTGGAAAACCAGCTTTAAACCTGTACTCCTTGTTTACGGGCTAAAAACATTTCAGTCTTTAAAAGATCTTTttcaaagtggaaaaaaaaaaatctatgaacaaGGTTGACATTATGCTAAAATAAATGTCAAGCAGGAAGCCAACATATTTACAAAGGAAAGTTTATAACAAAATAAGTTATACACAAGTCACCACAGAGAAGGATGATTTCACAATCACCATGCAACTAATTCACTACAAGTTTACTGTGAGAAAAATCTTATGGgtaacattaaaaaaatggaTACGAAGCCATCCCACAGAGTTATTTACACAACACCTTTCACTTAAAAGCTCCAGCAAAATGTTCAGCCCATACTGAAGAGATTTCAATAGCGTCTGTTCATCTTCTTGAATTTCTCATAGTGGTAATCATCTGTTGCTTTCTCATTGGGTGGACGCTTGCGATTTGGAGGAGACCcttcaaaggagagagagagggagagagagagagagagacacatacacacactttatTTCCTATTCTTTAATAAATAGGATAGCGCAGGAAAAATTATCCTCATTCACTTCCCAAAGATTTAGTCTAATGCCCTTTAAACCAGCTGGCCTGCAAGCACTCTTACTATTTTACACTCTTGCCTTCAACAATGCCAAAATTCTTCAGACTTCATTCTTCCAAATCCTACTCACTCTCCCCCAATCCATTCCAAAACAGTTTTGCCCAAAACACTTAAAAACCGTACCATTTACATTCCCCCATTACTCCAGCCTTTGTGGAGCAGAGACTGTTAGCTCTCCATACCACGGCTGACTACACACCATTACTAAGGAGTCAATGGGTTATTTTCAACATCCTGACCCTTCACCTATAACAGGAGATAAGTCATAAAGCAACATGGATGGAAGTTGTATCTATTAGGGAGCACATCAAGAATTGCATTTCATCACTTTTCCTTTGAAAATCAAAGGCAAATCACTCTACAAGTCTTTCCCACCAGCTCAGGACACCATgccttatagcaggggtgggcaatcatatTTGATGGGAAGGggtactccaaggctgtgtctaaactacatcccttttttgataaggggatgcagattaggcacatcgatattgcaaatgaagccgggatttaaatatcccgcgcgtcatttgcataatggcagctgccgcttttttccaaaacagggctttttcaaaagaaaaaaaaaacaaaaaacggaCAGTttcatttcgaaagatcctgtactcctcaaaaaatgaggagtacagcatctttcaaaatggggcatttctgttgaaaatgccccatctaaactgctgtgGTTTcttccccctgtccctcctgaaAGAGccccatttcagaaaaaagcagcagtcgccattatgcaaatgaaacacgggatatttacatcctgcacttcatttgcaatatcgacgtgcctaatctacatccatttatcgaaaaagggatgcagtttagacactgCCCAAgagtttggaaagtggtcaagggcagtacttttctatgatattaatggaggtggtgtgggctctgggaccGAAgctgggtacaggagggagctctggttgAGGACTGAAGTGCAAGAGGGatgagaatggagtctgggagggagtttgggtgcaggagaggattctgacatggaggagggatgtaggaagggggtgcagggtctgggagggtgttgtgaccaggggagggggacagagggtttgggttatgacctggggcaagggtgcaggacagggtgcagagggtttgagttgtgacctggggcagaaagcaggggtgcaggctctggctaggaggtgcTTACGTTAGTGGCACCTGTCCAGCAGCCCAATGGGACCCTTAGGAAGGCtctctgagcagcatgtgggggcgTGGTGGACAAAGCGGCTGTCTGCTGGGGCCAGCGTGTGCTCTCTGAGTGGTGCACCCCTTGGGGAAAGGCGAAAGTGGGTCTCTGTGGGCTGTACGTGCCTGCAAGTACAGCCCAGGCAGTTCACATTGGTTGGAAATCACCTGTTGGGAGCTgcaaggattgtgctgggggaagcACACGGAGACCCCTCCCAAGGGGCACGCATTGCACAGATATGTGCACACTGGcctcagcagccagccactttgtgTGGCAtgtgaggctgcagcaggcagggagcctgccctaaGGTTCCACTGGGCTGGGAGGATATTGGTGGCGGGCGGGCTGGATCTGAATGTAtgatgggccaaatctggcccacgggctgtattttgctcacccctgccttagagggcTAGAGGAGAAGATTATATCTGTTCATGGATCTTGGATAAGGAAGAATTGATACCTCCAATAAGCTAGCCATGCTTTGTGTTTAGTACTCACGCTCAGGTTCTGGCTTCTCTGTATCCCCCACTCTCAGTGGTCGGGCTTTTGGTTCTTCTTTATTCCTCCTCACTGGTGCACTCAGTTCCTCATGATAGACTGGAAGGAGACACACCAAAGGGTGAAGTTTAGACAGCAGCATTGCTCAGatgtagaatcacagaaatgtacagctggaagggagctcaagaggtcataagaacataagctgGCCATAACAGGTCAGACCATTTAAGCCAGTATCATGTTTTCCCaacagtggccattgccaggtgctgcagagggaataaacagaacaggtaatcaagtgatccatccctgtcACTAATTCCCATTTTCTGGTAAACAGagactaaggacaccatccctcaCCATCCACGCTAATTGCCACacatggacttatcctccatgaaattatctagttctttttttaaccctgttatagttagGGTTGTCAACATGCATATGTTCCAGAGAGgtaagccaagttagtctgtaacaggaaaagcttaaaaaacaacaaatagtctagtagcacttttaagactaacaaaacatgtagatgggatcatgagctttcagataCTTCTTCAgatacacgattaaccgataagcctggtcttatcagttaatcctgtcgaTTACGCGCATTTGCTCActtcccgccccccagctgctgcctctgtttccaaGATACTCACATCGGTTGTGCTGGACGTAGTTCACAGCCATGTTTGTGGGAACAAAGGAAGTTtcactgtctttctttttgttttgctgcTCTGCCAGCAGCCTTGCCTTGGCGTCCTCAGTAAAGattatgttttttatttttgcactGAAAGGGGAATACAGTGAGGAAGAGAATTGTTTATACACTGCAGACAGAAAGAGGCCTGGGGCCCTATATACCAAAATACACAGTAGAGCAATTTTATCTACGAGTGAGTGAACGGACAGTTACATGTGGGGGGGACAGCAATTGCAGTTGTCTTTGATTTGCAAGCTGTTTGTCAGAGAATGGGGCAATGTGATAAAGAGGAGCGCTCTAGTCCCAAGGACGGACAGAAACCACACATCCCTGAAGAGCTCACCCTATGGTAGTGCTTGGTGTGAGCCAAGACTACCAGAAGACCCTGCATCACAGATTTTGAGGTAAAATTCCATTtatttggttaactggttaaccagatgCCCGGAGCACCTCCTGCCTGTGACACATGGTCCCGCTGCAGACAGGGGCAACTCCAGATGCCcagagctgctctagcccccaccagttaaccagaaccagtaaaccacacccattaagggtgaggcttagtggcagtgttccctgtaagctgcgcgCATTTGTGCAGCCGaaagattccaatgctgcccagttgattagaaGAGTTTCCACTGGTAGgctttatttctactggtggtgcacattcacacttgcctttgtgcacataaaaatgtatgttgcacacggatggaaaagattagcgggaactttgcttattggttaaccagtaaacagttcacatccctaatcgCAGAGCAGGAGAATGAAAGCCTCTATTGCTCTGAGTATTACCGCAGTGCTTAGTCACTGAGCAGGCCCCTCACAGAACAGAGAGACTGTCAATCCACTTAAAGCATAGGGAGGAGCAGTATAAGTTACCCTTAGCACTTTCCAACTAGTCAGCTCTGCCATAACCTGTAGGGATCATCAGGGTAATTCAAATGATAAATAATTGGACATACTCTATTCCCAGGTCCACTTCAGGAATGCCACTCAACATCTGATTGGACAGCATCTCTTCAGTCTTCTTGGCTGAAGAGACACGGATGCTCTCAGGCAGCTCGTAGAGACAGTCCTCGGCATTCTTCAGCTTCACCTTCTGCTCCTCGCTTTCTACaatccccttcctcttcttcagcTCTGTCTCGATGTACTTCATCCTAAACAGCAGCAGATGAGGGGACAGCTGACATTAAGTTCTATTTCCTGCAATCTCCTCTAATACCACTGATCCCAGCTGTGTCATTGTCCTAGCAGGTAGGAGGAAAGAAGGAATGATTTCTGATGTCACTCAATGCCTGCCTACTGGCTGAGCAGCAAGAGAACTACTACCTTGAACAAGAAAATAATTGAATCTTCCCTGCAATAAGTTTTTTACCAACCTCTAGGGCAGGCTGCCAACATCTCTCAGTGCCAGTGGACCACCTGGCCAGCCAGCCAGATTAGTCTCTAACCCCGAGACCGTGCTGTGGTCCAGAAAGTGAATGATCAAGCAGTTGTTTTGATGCCAATTTGGAAGCTATCCTGAAAACCTTTGGTTTTCAGAAAAATATAGACCTGGGACACCCAATCCAGGACAGTGAATCAGAGCATACAAACTATAACAAAGCCAACACTTACATGTCTGCATCCTCATCCCGCCTGTTGGTTTCTGCTGAGAAAGAGGTTCCCAGATTGAGGTCATCCTCTTCATTAATCCTAAATGAAACAATTATGTCTTATATAATTTGACAGCCTAAGGTATAAGCAACCAGACAGACTGCATTAAATAAAGCCTTCAACACAACATGAAGTCTGGAGCATTTTGCTTGTGCTCTTCAATAATGAAAGCCTTCTTGGTGCTATTAACTACTGTAGATTCAGTCACACTCAGGGGTGTGTTTTTCAGAACTAAGT belongs to Pelodiscus sinensis isolate JC-2024 chromosome 22, ASM4963464v1, whole genome shotgun sequence and includes:
- the C22H9orf78 gene encoding splicing factor C9orf78 homolog → MPAGKVFRRRRADSEDEEDAQVSEEVRLKLEEAKEVQSLRRRPNGVSAAALLVGEKLQEETTLVDDPFKIKTGGMVDMKKLKERGKDRINEEDDLNLGTSFSAETNRRDEDADMMKYIETELKKRKGIVESEEQKVKLKNAEDCLYELPESIRVSSAKKTEEMLSNQMLSGIPEVDLGIDAKIKNIIFTEDAKARLLAEQQNKKKDSETSFVPTNMAVNYVQHNRFYHEELSAPVRRNKEEPKARPLRVGDTEKPEPERSPPNRKRPPNEKATDDYHYEKFKKMNRRY